A single window of Ciconia boyciana unplaced genomic scaffold, ASM3463844v1 HiC_scaffold_37, whole genome shotgun sequence DNA harbors:
- the LOC140645728 gene encoding LOW QUALITY PROTEIN: E3 ubiquitin-protein ligase RBBP6-like (The sequence of the model RefSeq protein was modified relative to this genomic sequence to represent the inferred CDS: substituted 1 base at 1 genomic stop codon) has translation MSCVHYKFSSKVNYDTVTFNDLHISLCDLKRQIMSREKLKATHCDLQITNAQTKEEYTDDNALIPRNSSVIVRRIPAGGVKATSKTYVMXVSIKHVLITFLSSSRSRSEPVRATSKATDDSSAPISLAQLIKTANLAEANAPEEDKVKAVMIQSCHQYDPINYVKKPLGPPPPSYTCFRCGKPGHYIKNCPTHGGKNVEPVPRIKKSTGIPRSFMMEVKDPTTKGAMLTSTGKYAIPTISAEAYARGKKEKCPFLPEEPSSSSADDPIPEELLCLLCKELMSDAAVIPCCGNSYCDDCIRTALLESEEHTCPTCHQTDVSPDALIANKALRKAVNNFRNGTGYTKRLRKQLQQQQQQLPPPPPPPPVMTFVPPAALVTAAEHLKSSHGSLSGVLEEKGIQGEAVQFAQPVADQAGNCKSSNRGRPRSERTQRPQAPTLPMSTPAFVPVPPPPLSPPPPHALPLPPGVPAPQFPPQFAPGQPPSAGYTVPPLGYPPAPAHTSSAWVPTAVPTAHSNTVPTTHAPPLCREEFYGEQRRLEEEKKEKRRSKPDEFTTDFAEEVMGYKRIKQERRRSFSSIISRVVDMEFHGAVVST, from the exons ATGTCGTGCGTTCACTACAAGTTCTCCTCGAAGGTGAACTATGATACAGTCACCTTCAACGATCTCCACATCTCCCTCTGCGACCTCAAGCGCCAGATCATGAGCCGCGAGAAGCTGAAGGCGACCCACTGCGACCTGCAGATCACCAATGCCCAGACCAAAGAAG aatacaCAGATGATAATGCCCTGATTCCTAGGAACTCATCGGTAATTGTTAGAAGAATCCCTGCAGGAGGAGTTAAAGCTACCAGCAAAACATATGTTATGTGAGTATCCATAAAGCATG TTCTGatcacctttctttcttcttctagaaGTCGAAGTGAGCCAGTGAGAGCAACATCAAAAGCA aCTGATGACTCTTCTGCCCCTATTTCTCTGGCCCAGCTTATTAAG ACTGCCAATCTGGCTGAAGCCAATGCTCCCgaagaagacaaagtaaaagCTGTGATGATACAGTCTTGCCACCAGTATGATCCCATCAA TTACGTGAAGAAACCCTTGGGTCCACCTCCACCATCATATACTTGCTTCCGTTGTGGAAAACCTGGCCACTATATAAAGAACTGCCCAACACATGGG gGCAAAAATGTTGAGCCTGTTCCCAGAATTAAAAAGAGCACAGGAATTCCCAGGAGCTTCATGATGGAGGTGAAAGACCCCACTACAAAGGGTGCCATGCTGACAAGCACTGGGAAATATGCAATACCAACTATTAGTGC GGAAGCTTAtgccagaggaaagaaggagaagtgTCCCTTTTTACCAGAGGAgccgtcctcctcctccgcaGATGACCCTATTCCCGAAGAGTTGTTATGTCTGCTTTGTAAAGAGTTAATGAGTGATGCAGCTGTTATTCCCTGCTGTGGAAACAGTTATTGTGATGACT GTATTAGAACAGCATTACTGGAATCTGAGGAACACACATGCCCAACGTGTCATCAGACAGATGTTTCTCCAGATGCTTTAATTGCCAACAAGGCCCTACGCAAG GCTGtgaacaacttcagaaatggaaCTGGCTACACCAAAAGGCTGCGcaagcagcttcagcagcaacagcagcagctgccaccaccaccacctccaccaccagTCATGACTtttgtccctcctgctgctctggtgaCTGCTGCTGAACACTTGAAGTCTTCCCATGGGTCACTCAGCGGTGTGTTGGAAGAGAAG GGCATCCAAGGGGAGGCAGTACAATTTGCTCAGCCGGTGGCAGACCAGGCTGGGAACTGTAA AAGTTCAAATCGAGGACGCCCACGCAGTGAACGTACCCAAAGGCCTCAGGCCCCAACACTACCAATGTCCACACCAGCCTTTGTGCCTGTGCCTCCACCTCCCTTGTCTCCTCCACCACCCCATGCACTTCCTCTTCCTCCGGGGGTACCAGCACCACAGTTCCCTCCTCAGTTTGCACCTGGTCAGCCTCCATCTGCTGGGTACACTGTCCCCCCTCTAGGAtatcccccagctcctgcacacaCATCATCAGCTTGGGTACCAACAGCAGTACCCACGGCTCATTCAAATACCGTCCCAACAACACACGC gcctcCCTTATGTAGGGAGGAGTTTTACGGAGAACAACGGAGACTTGAAGAGGA aaagaaagaaaagagaaggtcCAAACCTGATGAGTTTACAACTGATTTTGCTGAGGAAGTGATGGGGTATAAAAGGATTAAACAGGAGCGCAGGCGATCATTTTCCAG TATTATCTCTAGGGTTGTAGACATGGAGTTTCATGGAGCTGTAGTTTCTACTTGA